Proteins encoded together in one Penicillium digitatum chromosome 1, complete sequence window:
- a CDS encoding Phytase has translation MTLWSLLGAFALFVYFRSSHHEHACDTVDGGYQCNSKLSHKWGQYAPYFSLSDESAISDEVPHDCQITFAQVISRHGARFPSAKKSKEYAKLVKSIKANATEYKGNTEFIRSYNYTMGADDLVPFGVNQMVNSGTKFYQRYAALAKKAVPFIRSSGSQRVVASGVNFVNGFQKAKSNDKNANHRQSSPKISVIISEEPGTNNTLNHSKICPKFEDSKLSDEVEEQFMAIFVPPIRARLEANLPGIQLQDTDVVNLMDICPFDTVSRSDDGSKLSPFCALFTQAEWSQYDYLQSLSKYYGYGAGNPLGPTQGVGFVNELIARLTHTPVVDNTSTNRTLDAPSAATFPLNYTMYADFTHDNGMIPFFFALGLYNGTAPLSLTQAQSPTEMDGYSATWTVPFGARTYVEMMQCRRDPEPLVRVLVNDRVVPLHGCPVDKLGRCRRRDFVKGLSFARSGGDWPQCYA, from the exons ATGACCCTTTGGTCCCTGCTGGGCGCTTTCGCCCTGTTTGTATACTTC AGATCTTCGCACCACGAACATGCCTGCGATACTGTCGACGGCGGTTATCAATGCAACTCTAAGCTCTCACACAAGTGGGGCCAGTATGCACCCTATTTCTCTCTTTCCGACGAATCGGCCATCTCAGATGAGGTACCTCACGATTGTCAGATCACTTTCGCTCAAGTGATCTCCCGTCATGGTGCTCGTTTCCCGTCGGCAAAAAAGAGCAAGGAATATGCCAAGCTCGTCAAAAGCATCAAAGCGAACGCGACTGAGTACAAGGGCAACACGGAATTCATCCGCTCATACAATTACACCATGGGCGCTGATGATTTGGTGCCCTTTGGAGTGAACCAGATGGTGAACTCGGGAACCAAGTTCTACCAGCGCTACGCAGCGTTAGCTAAGAAAGCTGTGCCCTTCATTCGCTCATCTGGCTCGCAACGGGTTGTGGCTTCAGGAGTCAACTTTGTCAATGGTTTCCAGAAGGCAAAGtcgaatgacaaaaatgcCAATCACCGTCAATCAAGCCCCAAGATCAGTGTCATCATCTCCGAAGAGCCTGGCACCAACAACACTCTAAACCACAGCAAGATCTGCCCCAAGTTCGAAGATAGCAAACTCAGCGACGAGGTCGAAGAACAATTTATGGCAATCTTTGTGCCGCCCATCCGAGCCCGTCTCGAGGCGAATCTCCCTGGCATTCAACTCCAAGACACCGATGTGGTCAATCTGATGGACATTTGTCCTTTCGACACAGTGTCCCGGAGTGACGACGGATCCAAGCTATCCCCATTCTGCGCCCTCTTCACCCAAGCCGAATGGAGCCAATACGACTACCTCCAGTCACTGAGCAAGTACTACGGCTACGGCGCAGGCAACCCACTCGGCCCAACCCAGGGTGTCGGGTTCGTGAACGAACTAATCGCTCGTCTCACTCACACCCCAGTGGTGGACAACACAAGCACAAACCGTACGCTCGATGCTCCCAGCGCTGCGACATTCCCCCTTAACTACACCATGTACGCAGACTTCACGCATGACAACGGAATGATTCCGTTCTTCTTTGCTCTGGGACTTTACAACGGCACCGCTCCTCTCTCGCTCACTCAGGCCCAGTCTCCGACCGAAATGGACGGATACTCAGCTACTTGGACGGTGCCTTTCGGTGCTCGTACTTATGTCGAGATGATGCAATGTCGCCGCGACCCGGAGCCGCTCGTGCGAGTCCTCGTTAACGACCGTGTTGTTCCGCTGCACGGTTGCCCGGTGGATAAACTTGGCCGTTGTCGCCGTCGTGATTTCGTCAAGGGGCTCAGTTTTGCCCGCTCTGGTGGTGACTGGCCCCAGTGCTATGCATAG
- a CDS encoding F-box domain protein, with translation MAHSRHIYDLADELLSEILSFLLEPAPRALNGRFNGNGHTSRPGDHKHGEASDLDQFRLVCKRFMQIGTPYKFNRFTLRFSEHGFRRLDELVDMQLAYYVKTITYMVRPFYQGSGWAHTLRALGSENPKLSQLHSRRLYEQTNLTETNNDQTCLRRAVSLFSALQEIKLLRLQDEADEYLIDFLRDHSLGTGTSTATSIRFDWETACSRAVANLSLALLDSKCSSIRFTGPQISPEATLQLLRAPSTTLAAMGGRLTSLDINFYSTTDITRTMANLSKVFHRFFVAAKNLIAIHIGFLSKTPLDLDLELLFHHIRWKALRKLSIQGWRLSADEIIALARRHSPHLRDFRLRGIYLRPGGLWRDVLVVLREEMGQLERLVLKDIDYTAHFDSVTVSNGVEVLDDYPAGPVPSSLTVATGTSSAAQSPTTVLLTSDGLPALIRGKLLPLRRTSFERLRALSSQDLGDDGVHVLREQMSLWEAWVLSALHQVKRNGQSH, from the exons ATGGCTCATTCACGTCACATTTATGATCTTGCTGATGAGTTATTGAGCGAGATCTTGTCATTTCTTCTCGAACCCGCACCGAGAGCCCTAAACGGCAGATTCAATGGAAATGGACATACTTCCAGGCCTGGCGACCACAAACATGGCGAAGCGTCCGACCTTGATCAATTTCGACTCGTCTGCAAGCGCTTCATGCAAATTGGCACCCCTTACAAGTTCAATCGGTTCACTCTACGCTTCTCTGAGCACGGCTTCCGGCGACTAGATGAACTGGTAGACATGCAGCTGGCCTACTATGTGAAGACCATCACGTACATGGTGCGACCCTTTTATCAAGGAAGCG GATGGGCCCACACACTGCGAGCTTTGGGGTCAGAGAATCCCAAGCTATCCCAACTACACAGCCGCCGACTGTATGAACAAACCAATTTAACTGAAACCAACAATGACCAAACCTGCCTGCGCCGTGCAGTCTCACTGTTCTCAGCTCTACAGGAAATAAAGCTCCTCAGACTCCAAGATGAAGCAGACGAATACCTTATCGACTTTCTACGTGACCACTCACTGGGAACCGGCACCAGCACCGCAACAAGCATACGCTTCGATTGGGAAACCGCCTGCTCGCGCGCCGTAGCTAACCTCAGCCTCGCTCTCCTCGACTCAAAATGCAGCTCCATCCGCTTCACAGGGCCTCAAATCAGCCCGGAAGCAACCCTCCAGCTCCTCCGCGCCCCGTCAACAACCCTTGCCGCCATGGGCGGACGCCTCACAAGCCTCGACATAAACTTCTACTCAACAACCGATATCACCAGAACCATGGCCAATCTCTCAAAAGTCTTCCACCGCTTCTTCGTTGCAGCCAAGAACCTCATCGCCATTCACATCGGCTTCCTAAGCAAAACACCTCTAGACCTCGACCTCGAGCTACTCTTCCACCACATCCGCTGGAAAGCCCTCCGCAAACTCAGCATCCAGGGCTGGCGACTGAGTGCTGACGAGATCATCGCACTGGCTCGTCGCCATAGTCCCCACTTACGCGATTTCCGTCTACGCGGCATCTACCTCCGGCCCGGCGGCTTGTGGCGTGATGTGCTGGTTGTCCTGCGTGAGGAAATGGGGCAGCTGGAGCGGCTCGTTCTAAAGGATATTGACTACACTGCACACTTTGATTCTGTGACTGTCTCAAATGGCGTCGAGGTGTTGGATGATTATCCCGCTGGCCCTGTGCCATCTTCTTTGACTGTTGCGACGGGCACGTCTTCGGCTGCTCAGTCGCCGACCACGGTCCTGCTGACATCTGATGGCCTCCCTGCTTTGATAAGGGGAAAGCTATTGCCGTTGAGGCGGACTTCGTTTGAGAGACTGCGTGCTTTGTCTAGTCAGGACTTGGGAGATGATGGGGTGCATGTCTTGCGTGAGCAGATGTCTCTTTGGGAGGCGTGGGTTCTTTCTGCCCTGCATCAAGTCAAAAGGAATGGTCAGTCACATTGA
- a CDS encoding Pantetheine-phosphate adenylyltransferase family protein, producing the protein MASDHTNSTSALLLLPPPAAFSFTQVKDAFQSPLVDVYTKLSNTLIGSNRTAVLDIALAIPDLLSPSCQPRATVFAQLQHYLTSVYTLVGVVCATQHIQLDSPGGIDTRVVFIDASENPSAIQVSDSSRFGPILDIQSLANSGRCWDYVFYLSNTTGQTLADSFANSVGSQAWDGMAASMQAITRKSDWVVSDRLLIPDDQHAHTPYYSVVVGGTFDHLHVGHKLLLTAVALVLEPLDREQEGCLTIGVTGDALLVNKKYAEFLESWEERWQSTADFLTAIMDFSPEKKSPQIKRAFAPGPNGKTVLVRVQPNLAFEFVEISDPFGPTITEENLGAIVVSKETHSGGAAVNEERAKKGWKGLAVFEVDVLQSGEAATATDVEGFESKISSTDIRRRQVHLAKV; encoded by the coding sequence ATGGCTTCCGATCATACCAATTCAACCTCGGCTTTACTTTTACTTCCCCCGCCTGCAGCCTTTTCTTTTACCCAAGTCAAAGATGCCTTTCAGTCACCCTTGGTGGATGTCTACACTAAGCTCTCAAATACCCTGATTGGTTCCAATCGAACAGCTGTGTTGGATATTGCTCTGGCCATCCCAGATCTTCTTTCCCCAAGCTGTCAACCTCGGGCCACAGTGTTTGCACAACTCCAGCATTATCTGACCAGCGTCTATACCCTGGTTGGTGTTGTCTGTGCTACACAACACATTCAATTGGATTCTCCAGGTGGCATTGATACCCGGGTGGTATTTATCGATGCAAGTGAGAACCCCTCGGCCATCCAGGTCTCTGATAGTTCTCGCTTTGGGCCTATTCTGGACATCCAATCACTAGCAAATTCAGGGCGGTGTTGGGATTATGTTTTTTATCTATCCAACACCACCGGCCAAACTTTGGCTGATTCCTTCGCCAACAGTGTTGGCAGCCAGGCCTGGGACGGCATGGCGGCAAGCATGCAAGCCATCACACGAAAGTCTGACTGGGTAGTCTCTGACCGCCTGTTAATTCCTGACGACCAACACGCACACACTCCATACTATTCCGTGGTTGTTGGTGGCACATTTGATCATCTTCATGTTGGTCACAAGCTCTTGCTCACAGCAGTTGCATTGGTCCTGGAACCGCTGGACCGGGAGCAGGAGGGCTGCCTGACCATCGGAGTGACCGGGGATGCGCTGTTGGTTAATAAAAAATATGCTGAATTTCTCGAGAGTTGGGAGGAGCGTTGGCAGAGTACTGCAGATTTTCTGACGGCCATTATGGATTTCTCGCCTGAAAAGAAGTCACCGCAGATCAAACGTGCTTTTGCGCCAGGTCCCAATGGGAAGACTGTCCTCGTAAGGGTACAACCCAACCTGGCTTTTGAATTTGTGGAGATCTCTGATCCATTTGGGCCCACGATTACCGAGGAGAACCTTGGAGCAATTGTTGTCTCAAAGGAGACACACTCAGGAGGGGCGGCCGTTAACGAAGAGCGGGCGAAGAAGGGATGGAAAGGCCTTGCCGTATTCGAGGTGGATGTACTCCAATCTGGAGAGGCAGCCACAGCCACTGATGTCGAGGGCTTCGAGTCCAAAATCAGCAGCACAGATATCAGACGGCGCCAAGTTCATCTCGCAAAGGTCTGA
- a CDS encoding WD repeat protein — translation MSNPISYDSHRRSAVFSRQPEELHIPSIGLTNPNLSLQSSSQDYPTTADAGARLPSINVQQSSQYSGDGINSSTTLPGALQPGNQNRPAPASINPAPSVVPTMPQTSSQTNHRASMINSHGHSQSSPAGFDQTMYKQHGAPDGSKFPSSPGAFPPHTPQGSKYSPLGLSDIRPSGEHMLSEALMNPGISSMPCNNGDNQVPTNSNYVAPWPIYAVDWCKWPITGNSGFGGKLAMGSYLEDSHNYIQILDAHWTQPDPDASDAAAGGIKLEYVKTAEATHSYPVTRILWEPPSSQKQSTDLLATSGDHLRLWSLPNSQPLQSSNSITRPMNQRDPATSKLSPLALLSNSKSPEHTAPITSLDWNTISPSLIITSSIDTTCTIWDIPTLTAKTQLIAHDKEVYDVRFCANSVDVFVSCGADGSVRMFDLRSLEHSTIIYEPTDKSEKPAIAPGSSSPPGQSQTGLYPPPLLRIAASPHDAHLLATFSQDSSVVRVLDVRQPGQALLELKGHSAALNCVEWSPSRRGILASGADDSMVLLWDLINQHNAAPVASPPSTTTGAPPSTTSERGPAGVWQSEYEVSNISWSPQGGPNHTGQPREWLGVCGGRGLTGVAL, via the exons ATGTCGAATCCCATCTCCTATGACTCCCACCGGCGGTCAGCTGTGTTCAGTCGACAACCGGAGGAACTTCACATTCCATCAATCGGGCTAACCAACCCAAACCTGTCCCTCCAATCCTCCTCGCAGGACTATCCCACCACAGCGGACGCAGGTGCCCGGCTTCCCTCTATCAACGTTCAACAGAGCTCTCAGTACAGCGGCGACGGAATCAACAGCAGCACTACCCTCCCAGGGGCCTTGCAGCCAGGAAACCAGAACCGTCCGGCTCCAGCATCCATAAACCCTGCTCCATCGGTCGTCCCTACCATGCCACAGACATCGTCGCAAACCAACCATCGAGCCAGCATGATTAATTCACATGGACATTCACAGTCTAGTCCAGCCGGGTTCGACCAAACCATGTACAAACAACATGGTGCGCCTGATGGCTCGAAATTTCCCTCCTCTCCAGGAGCATTTCCGCCTCACACCCCTCAAGGCTCCAAGTACTCTCCCTTGGGTCTGTCCGATATCAGGCCATCCGGTGAACACATGTTGAGCGAGGCACTTATGAACCCCGGAATATCTTCGATGCCTTGCAACAACGGAGACAACCAGGTGCCGACTAACAGCAATTACGTGGCACCTTGGCCTATTTATGCAGTGGATTGGTGCAAATGGCCCATCACAGGAAACTCGGGCTTTGGTGGAAAGCTAGCCATGGGAAGTTATTTAGAAGACAGTCACAACTAT ATTCAGATTCTCGATGCACACTGGACGCAACCAGATCCCGACGCCTCAGACGCGGCTGCGGGAGGGATTAAACTGGAATATGTGAAAACTGCTGAGGCGACACATTCTTACCCGGTTACCCGCATCCTCTGGGAGCCTCCCTCATCTCAGAAGCAGTCGACTGATTTGTTGGCCACGTCAGGAGATCACCTTCGCTTATGGTCGTTGCCAAATTCTCAGCCTCTTCAAAGCTCGAACTCGATCACTCGTCCTATGAACCAGCGAGACCCCGCCACTTCTAAGCTCTCCCCGCTTGCTTTGCTGTCTAACTCAAAATCCCCCGAGCACACTGCTCCCATCACCTCTCTTGACTGGAATACGATTTCTCCCAGTCTGATCATTACTTCGAGCATTGACACAACTTGCACCATTTGGGATATTCCCACATTGACAGCGAAGACGCAACTGATTGCCCATGACAAGGAGGTGTATGACGTTCGCTTCTGCGCAAACAGTGTGGATGTCTTTGTAAGCTGTGGTGCTGATGGGAGTGTGCGAATGTTTGATCTGCGCAGCCTTGAGCATAGCACAATCATTTACGAGCCCACAGATAAGAGCGAGAAGC CGGCGATAGCCCCTGGGAGCTCTAGCCCCCCTGGTCAATCGCAAACTGGCCTCTACCCTCCGCCTTTGCTGAGAATCGCAG CATCCCCCCATGATGCCCATCTCCTGGCAACATTCTCTCAGGACTCCAGTGTTGTCCGCGTTCTCGATGTCCGACAACCCGGCCAAGCCCTATTGGAACTGAAGGGCCACTCAGCTGCCTTGAACTGCGTTGAGTGGTCTCCAAGCCGTCGTGGCATCCTCGCATCTGGCGCCGACGATAGTATGGTCCTCCTCTGGGACCTCATCAACCAGCACAATGCTGCACCAGTCGCCTCCCCTCCCTCCACCACCACAGGAGCCCCGCCTTCCACGACCTC